One region of uncultured Methanolobus sp. genomic DNA includes:
- a CDS encoding DUF58 domain-containing protein, which translates to MSDKRHNIDVEFFRQLDRFTFMVKKRVSTAYAGSRRSIHSGRGLDTIGYREYNSGDEIKTIDWKAYARSEKLYIRQFEEDKSLTTHILLDSSKSMDYTDGNAPSKFEYATMLASGFAYLVTKDNDKFAISTFAEDVNITKPRRGRKYLLNTIERLESAPVGGKTAIDESTLVYNKVIHSRSLVILISDFLQNPEDIESAIYRFADHDLILVQVLDRTESSLEIHGHSRLIDLESGSKLDTYISEDMKNEYQKKLTEHVNHISDACNKVGAELYTFTTDTPIFDAFFHTISRRKW; encoded by the coding sequence ATGAGCGACAAGAGACATAATATAGATGTTGAGTTCTTCAGGCAGCTTGACCGCTTTACCTTCATGGTAAAGAAAAGGGTATCAACAGCATACGCCGGCAGCAGGCGTTCAATCCATAGTGGAAGAGGTCTTGACACCATCGGATACCGTGAATATAATAGCGGAGACGAGATTAAGACCATAGACTGGAAAGCCTATGCAAGGTCCGAAAAATTGTACATCAGGCAATTTGAAGAAGATAAATCTCTTACAACACATATTCTTCTTGACTCCAGTAAAAGTATGGATTATACAGATGGCAATGCTCCCAGCAAATTTGAATATGCAACCATGCTTGCTTCCGGTTTTGCGTACCTTGTAACCAAAGATAATGACAAGTTCGCCATATCCACCTTTGCAGAAGATGTGAATATCACAAAACCCAGAAGGGGAAGAAAATACCTCCTTAATACGATAGAAAGACTTGAAAGTGCTCCTGTCGGTGGAAAGACTGCTATCGATGAGTCAACACTTGTCTACAATAAGGTAATTCACTCGCGTTCACTTGTAATCTTAATATCTGACTTCCTGCAAAATCCGGAAGATATTGAATCAGCCATTTATCGATTTGCTGACCATGACCTGATACTTGTACAGGTACTTGACAGAACAGAAAGCTCTCTTGAGATTCATGGACACAGCAGGTTAATAGACCTGGAATCCGGATCAAAACTTGATACGTATATCAGTGAAGATATGAAAAATGAGTACCAGAAAAAACTTACAGAACATGTGAATCACATAAGCGATGCCTGCAACAAAGTTGGTGCCGAGCTCTACACATTCACAACGGATACACCCATATTTGATGCTTTCTTCCATACTATCAGCCGGAGGAAATGGTAA